A segment of the Flavobacterium azooxidireducens genome:
TTTGAGTTGCTGAGGTTTTCCTCCCCCCGGCCCCCTCCGAAGGAGGGGGTGACGAGGCGTTGAGGATTAGGTGTAACATTTGTTTTTTTATTGTTTTTGTTAACCTCACCCTAAATCCCTCTCCATCCGCCTTCGGACGGGACAAGAAGGAGAGGGACTTTAAGATTCTGCTGATTTTTTATCTTTTATTTGAAGAGGGTGGGTAGGGCTTGGGTTTTGTTGGTGTTTAGGAGTTTATCGATGTCGGCATTGTCGTAGTAGAGGGTGCCGCCGATTTTGGTGTAGGTTAGGGTTCCGTTGATGCGGAGGTTTTGGAGGGTTCCAGGGGAAATGTTGAGTAGGTTGCGGACTTCAATGGATTTGAGCCATTTTTTGGATTGCTCGGGTTTGGAATTTAAAAGATCTTTGAAGTCTTTTAGTAATAGTGTTCTAAATTCGTTTAGGTCTTCCCGAGTGATTACTTCTATTGCCATAACTTTTGATTTAATATGTTATATTTTACCGATTAATACCCAAAATGACCTTTCTAAATTGCTCTTTTTTCCTTTTTTCTTCAAAATAAAAATAAACCGTAGCTACTGCTATGCTTGATTTTTCTTTATTGAAAAAAGAAAAAAATCTTCAATTTATTTAATGCCATTTTGACTATTAATCGGTAATGCAAAATTGTTTAGATTGATTTAATTTATTTCAGAAGTGATTCAGAAGTGGAAAACAAAAAAGTTTAATTTTAATGACAGTATTTTAATTTTTGTCAATAAAATCAATGATTTAACGTGAAAATAATTTTTTAAAATTTTACCATATAAGTCACATATGTTTTTAATTATGATGGATGTCCATATAAGATTTGCGTAATTACTCTTGATTATTTTGTTGGTTTTCGTTTGCCGATTTTAGCTGTTGGATGAAGGAAGTGGGAGACATTCCGATTCTGTTTTTGAAACAGAGTGTGAAGATTTGCGTAGAGCCAAAACCGGCTTCATCGGATAGTGCTTTGTTGGTGTAGTTTCTGAATTTATTGTTGCTAATTAATAACTCGACTATGTAATCAATTTTAAGGTCGTTTATGTAGGTTGTGGTTTTTTTTTCTCTTTGCTCAGCAATTATTAACGACGCATATTTTGTATTTGTGTCTAGTAGTG
Coding sequences within it:
- a CDS encoding helix-turn-helix domain-containing protein; translated protein: MAIEVITREDLNEFRTLLLKDFKDLLNSKPEQSKKWLKSIEVRNLLNISPGTLQNLRINGTLTYTKIGGTLYYDNADIDKLLNTNKTQALPTLFK